The following coding sequences lie in one Desulfolucanica intricata genomic window:
- a CDS encoding TnsD family Tn7-like transposition protein gives MMTFFPTPYPDEILYSVFARYHERSPNFNGSETARDLFNVKRIVCSLEFPTLLANLVQNMPFNSPFDIDRLIVEHTLFPFYTVFLSPENRGIIRRYMLHGDVEIYNKITGIINPLAENKFLRFCPKCNKEDMERYGELYWHRVHQIRGIYICPHHKIPIYNSSVSLEDNKYKYIAATERNCVVETEVVYEPKTYEKLLIIAEDMHWILNNPEIKTNIKEQYLNQLKKLEYATVNGGLRQKNLITDFETFWGSEILQMTHNTIRKTNNSNWLLKMGWNKANIEDPLKHILLMRFLRLSPDTLFNKNIEYLPFGKGPYPCLNPVCVKYENEIIENVEIRNSYKTKSPIGYFTCPECGFSYLRRGPDKSIEDRYRYSRIVDYGDYWREELMRLLKYNSVPKVAKLMGTSHTTVYDFIKRLNVTKQLNQ, from the coding sequence ATGATGACTTTTTTTCCTACACCGTATCCAGATGAAATATTATATAGTGTTTTTGCCAGATATCATGAAAGAAGTCCAAATTTTAATGGAAGTGAAACTGCCAGGGATCTGTTTAATGTAAAACGTATAGTTTGTAGTCTGGAATTCCCAACATTATTGGCAAATTTAGTCCAAAATATGCCCTTCAACAGCCCTTTTGATATAGATAGGTTAATCGTTGAACATACCTTATTTCCGTTTTATACGGTCTTTTTAAGCCCTGAGAACAGGGGAATAATAAGACGGTATATGTTGCATGGGGATGTTGAAATATACAACAAAATAACAGGCATAATAAACCCACTGGCTGAAAATAAATTTCTAAGATTTTGTCCAAAGTGCAATAAAGAAGATATGGAGAGATATGGTGAATTATATTGGCATAGGGTTCATCAGATAAGAGGCATCTATATTTGTCCTCATCATAAAATACCTATTTATAATAGCAGTGTATCACTTGAGGACAATAAATATAAATATATAGCAGCAACGGAAAGAAACTGTGTTGTTGAAACTGAGGTTGTGTATGAGCCAAAGACCTATGAAAAATTACTGATTATTGCAGAGGATATGCACTGGATTTTGAATAATCCTGAAATTAAAACAAACATAAAAGAGCAGTATCTAAATCAGTTAAAGAAATTAGAGTATGCTACAGTGAATGGAGGTCTACGCCAGAAAAATCTTATTACTGATTTTGAAACCTTTTGGGGCAGTGAGATACTTCAGATGACTCACAATACAATTAGGAAGACTAATAACAGTAATTGGCTTTTAAAAATGGGATGGAATAAAGCAAATATAGAAGATCCGTTGAAACATATATTGCTTATGAGGTTTTTAAGATTATCACCTGATACGTTATTTAACAAGAATATAGAGTATCTTCCTTTTGGTAAAGGACCATATCCTTGTTTAAATCCTGTTTGTGTGAAATATGAAAATGAAATAATTGAGAATGTGGAAATTAGGAATAGTTATAAAACTAAAAGTCCAATCGGATATTTTACCTGTCCAGAATGTGGTTTTTCTTATTTGCGACGTGGTCCAGATAAGAGTATAGAAGATAGATACAGGTATTCTAGGATTGTGGATTATGGGGATTATTGGAGAGAAGAATTAATGCGGTTATTAAAGTATAATAGCGTACCAAAGGTTGCCAAATTAATGGGGACAAGCCATACTACTGTTTACGATTTTATAAAGCGGTTGAATGTTACAAAGCAATTAAATCAGTAA